The nucleotide sequence CATAACCGTAAAACATCTGATTGGAGATGAGATGGTCAAACACCGATGTTATTATCGATTACTATGTGCTAAAAATGATCGATTGCTTTAGACGGAAAACTAAATTTAGTtcattttgaaatttaaactTTGGCGGTTCGTACTCTGAAACGAAACACATATTGGAAACTAGGGGAACACACTTTTCGGAAAGTCGCATTTAGGACTATtcaaatgttcttaaaaactTTACAAGAACTCTTACTTCTAAAGTAATTTTTATTCGCAATCACTTTGAATCAAAACTTAAATCATTTATAAGTTATTGAAAGGCTTCTTGGAACTTCGAAGATGATGTGCCATATGAGCACTGATCATAGAAAAAGATTACCACTACTTGGAATTTCACCTGTCATCTTACTCATTGACCGTCGTCTCATTAATTAATAGTATTTAGGGGCCGTTTTCTTTTGGCACTATTTGTAGCCAAACTTGATTTATGTTGCTAGGCTATTAGTTGGTCGTTGACAGTCATGACGAAATAATAATGGTGTATTCATGAGTCATTATGACTACTCTGTATGAGGAGCATGTATGCTGGCCACAGCTTCATTCGTCGtcgaaaattaaattttcgcATTGGAGATCCCAAACTAAATTTCAGACTCTTCTTTGGTATTAAGGGCATAATAAATAAGACGTTACTAATTTTACCCTAATAAAATATCGCATTAGGGGCCGTGCCACAAAAAAGAGATGAAATTTAAGGAATAAGATTAAGTAAATCATTCAGGTGGCAAGCAGATCTCTTGGATGGACAAATTTGTGAAACCAATTGATGTCAACAGTGGCGTAGCCAAGATTTGGCTAAGGGggttttcaaaaaaaatattgtgtagcatactttttagtCCTAAGCATAGGATTTAAACTATAGACGTTCAATTTATAAGGTAGGTATGACAAAAATAGTATGCAATTTTCTGACttcaataaaatcataaaaTGAAACAGATCATATTCTTTTGGATATAAAAAAAAGCATGGAAAGTTCAAAAAcgtttactatctttaaagatCAATGCCTAAAGATTTTCTAAGTTTTGGGTATCAACCTTTTTAGCCCTTTGTATATTCCCCATTTAGATATTTAAAATCCCCTGCCAAAAAGAACGGGTATTCTTTTAGGCCATGTGCTACTCGGAACCACCAAAAAAAGAATTTCTAATTTGAAATGCGATCCCAGCGAGGCAGTTGCAGAGTTTTTTGAACCCAGGGCGAAAGAGTTACCCTTCGGCATGCCAAAGGAGCTGGCAGAGGACATGGatgaggacgaggacgaggattGGCAAAGGTGAACGACAAAGCCGCCGGCAAAGTCAGACACCGGAGATGACGTGACGCACCACTTTCGCCCTCAGTTCAAGGAACAGGAGATCTGGGcatcaaaacaaaaacactaGCTCACACGCTCTGCCAGCGTTCCATCGATGTCCCTTGGTCCATTGGACCCCTCCGGCACCTCATCCCCTCTAACTCCGGCCGCGGCCCAAACTTAAAGATCCCTTCTCAGAAGATCGAGCGACATTCCCTGCTCTTTTCTTGTTGCCAAGGAAAGGACCCATATGCGAAATGCTCTCGTCTAGACTGCACGAATATCAGATCGTCGATGGACCGGCGATTCTATTAGAACCCAAAAACCTGTTTGGGTTTCATGCTCCGTTGggttttttgttgtatttcggctctttttttttcggtttttgttattttttgtgtttgaTAATGAGTTGTGAATTTGATGCCCAGGTAGGGGCATTCGGCGGAGATCGTTGACATGGCGCAAGTGGCGCGATTCCTAAAAATCAGGTTGTGAAATTGTATTTATGAATGAGAGCCCGTGGCGAACCAATTAAATTGCGGCATACCAAAAAGAGTTTTACCCACAACGCACACATTCCAAGCCAAAATCGAGGTTCCCAGAACGTGCCCGTTACCGTTATTTGGGAGGGGGTGTACTTGGATTGGATTGGAATGGGATCGACGAGCACGGGAATGCACATTCCGAAGGATACGTGAGAAATTGCGGGGGATGTGCAACTGCGTCGTaatattgcgcatacgccacgGGGGCTGGTTAGCATTTCCGCGTTTAATGCGATGCGAAAATGCAACGAAGGCGATAACGAATACAACAAAAGCAAAACGAAACCGAATCTCAATCCAAATCCGAAAGGTAACGATCTGAACACATTAAAAGTCGGCCGAAAGTGTGCATTGACCGAGAGAGCGGCTAAATATATCCAAAAAGAACGTAACACAAACGATACGATCTGATAAAAAAAGAACAAACGATGATGACGCTCGATACAGAACAACCGTTAAGCGGTAACTGCTCACTCAATGATGCTGCAACAGCTCTCCCTGTGAGCGAAAGGGAAAGCGGTCCAGAAAGAGAGATAGAGGGAGAAAGACAGAGCTGCGCACGAGGAAAGCCGAATGAAAACGAGAGTGAAAGTTCTACACTTTCGCTTTTTCCTTTTTACAACTTCAGCTATAAGGATTTAAAATAACCAAAAATTATATGATTTTTGGGAATGCATTTCCATAATTAATCGAAATATTATTATACCTATTTATATTTCGTTAAAACACTTTTAATACCTGCACTTTTcttcaaataaaatataatattttggaAGATATTGTTGTACAGTAGTATTTTTGCGTCATAATGGTTAAGATTAGGGTGAATGCTAACTGTTATTTGCTCTTTGCTTTTATTTCTTCCTAAAACcagttttaaaattttgattaaATTAACTTCAAAATCTATATAAAAtctatataaaataatataaaagcTTTCAGTTGCTTAATATATTGTTATTACTCCTTATCAATGAATATACAGGTAAAACTGCTTTCAATATGTTCAGTTTCATTTACTGAAGTGGTGCATTTCATGTTTTACCAGAATCGTCAATAATGAAAGGTAgatatttattaaatgttGTGTTCCTATCAGCCACCAAGACAAAAAGTAGGGTCATGTCTATCACAAATTTAAATAccatttgtttttaaaaatatgtatgtactttATATTCTCACAATGTATGAAgttaattttattgttattaaatCAAATTGTTTAAGGTATTCTTAGTGGGATTATAGATATGCAAGACTCAAGAAAAAACCAAACTGGATTTGCCCATTCAATTTCACAATGCATTTGTATTGATAAAAGTTCTAGGGTTCAATGGTTAATCTTCGGAATGTCAACATCTAACAGGaaacattttaatgtttttggGGAACTAATAAATGTGTTTATGAGTTCCGTTAACAATTAAATCAAATAATTAGATGTGGGCGAAGTGTCATGGCTATAAAAAGGTGCATTGCCCTGGTATAAAAACCCCCTGGCAACAAGGTCCAAGTGGAACTTTCACTGCCACCGTCGACCGTCACAACAATCTATTACTACCTTATTACACTACCAAGGTGTTTTGATAAGACTCTAAAATACTACCAGTATTTGGCATATCTTTATCAAGAGCAGCACAGCATGATTTGCGGTGACTCAGAGGGGCCAAAAAAATTATGTTGAAATTCGTGAAGATTTGAAGACGGCGCCGTGAAACTATTAAAGTCAACTCTTTGGGTCTGACGTCCGTCGTCCGTTCCGCAGTCCATTgataaaaaacatatatttctGAATTCCCGGCACGCCTTGGCCGCTTACGCAAAACTCCTGCGAACTGCTCCAATCCCGATCCCAAgcccaaaaaccaaaaaatccCAAGCCGCTCTCTCACCCCCTATTCGAAATAAAGAGCGACAGTCGAGAACCGCCGATTCTCGATTTTTGAAGCGCGTATAAAAGCTTGGGGACCTCGAGTGAGCTTTCATTGTGCGCTCGCCACTCGTGATTATCAGGTAACGCCGATCTGACGGGTTTTCATTCAGCAAGTTTTCGATTTGCCCGCCAAAAAAAACACGTATACGTAGTGTTGCAGCCAGAAATAGTGGTCAACGCGCCATAGTGATCTTACAGGAGTTGTGATCCTAGAAAGGAATTAAAATGAGTTCAAAGGTGAGTTGTCTAAAATAGTGTTTATAAACACATATATCATAGCAGGAGGAGTAGTAATAGATTAATTTTTAAGGTTTCTAAAAACAGTTAGATATGCTACTTACAAAAGTAAGCGCTTTTCCAAAGCTAGtattatttaaaatgatttCTTCTCATAACAGTGGACtttaatatcatttttttttataatttttttttaaagaaatactTCAAGCTATCATTTTCCAGATTATCTACATTTATTCCATACCAAAACTTTCCAAAATCAATAACTGTCTTCTAAGAAAACCTCACTTTAATTACTTAAATTAGCCTCGTGAAAAAGTGGGTGTGTACAATTAACAGGCTGTCGGCTAAAAATATCAATATAAACAAATGCGCTTTTGTTCGCCACTGGCAAAAGCATAATGACCGGACCGATTCCGACTCGGATTTATATGGGAGCGAGTGCTAAACAgattgtcaccgcaaagtgcGAAATGCAAAATGCGGAAATGCCTACCTGCGAGGCGCATTACATAATTTCCACACCAGCTCTCTGTAATGTCGGGGAAGTTTCGGTCATTAAAGGCGGCAATTAAGTTTAACCATTTGGTCGCGTCGACTTGCAAATGCGCTCCAGTTTATGTTTCGATCTTGACGCGATATTGACCCAGTTAATGGGCCGCATAATCCAGTGCGTGGGGGTCGGCTACGTCATCCCCACATCCCGATTGTCGTCATCCAAAGTGGTTAATCCAGATTCGATGTCCATGTCCCGAGATGCGAGCCACATTCAGATTACAAAAAAACCAAAGCAGAGCAGAGTGCAGCCGGTTAGAGGATCGTTGTAACACATATGCGATAAATTCTGAGCGTCAGCGATTTATAATTAGTCGCCGGAGGCCGTTTGGGGGTTTTAATTTGGAAATACTCATACTCACAGATGTCTTGCTTTTTTCGCTCCACCCTTACAGTTTAATGTGTGCCGCTGGATGCTGCTGATCCTCGGAATTTTCTGCCTGCTCGACAGCTCATCGGGCTACTGCTCCCTGGAGCGGATGAAGAAGTTCGCGATGGAGGCCTGCGAGCACTTGTTCCAGCAGGACGAAGGTGCCCGTCGAGAACGGAGATCCGTTGAGAACCATCACCATCTAAATCGACTCGGACGTAAGTATCCACTATATTTTTATGGTGATGATCTTTAGTCAAGTTTTTGGAACATAGATACTCATCTAGGAACAGAGAAATAattatgaatattaaattTGTCTATTAACAAAAGTACTTTACCTTAAAACATCATATTAAATTGATCTAGTAAAAACATAGGTTCGTAAAGTAAAGATTACAAACACTTAACTTAACTTGTAGGACCTTGTAGTCCTATTTTTGTAACGTTGTATCAAGACATAATGATTTCATATTTTCCAAAATTATCTTAAAATTTCTTTGCGCATAaaagataaataattttaaattgtttttgccTCATACACAATATCCAATGTAATCTGTaagaaaaagaagaaaatataTTAGCGACTTATTAAGGTCAGAGTGTCAGTCAACCCGACAATTGCATTCGGAACTGCATATCGAAAACACGTTTTTAAAGTGTGTAGATTGCAATTAATACCCGCATTACACCGGCATTTGCATAAAGCAGTTCCGATGCAAAAGTTAACCGATTTCAAGGCGCAGGTTCAAGATCAATTTGCTCACTCGCAACGTTTCCCCCATTTTTCCCCGACTATTTCAGACGGTAAAACGCACAATAAACACCATCACATCCGGCGGAGCAGCTATCCAATGGGTGGATATCTGAAGGTGACTCTGGAGCACTTCAACCGCCTCAGCGAAATGGAAATCTTCCCACGCTACAAGCCCAATAATCCGCACCACGAGAAGAAGCAGCGATTCAAGCGGGATCACTCGAGCAGGAGCTACAACAATATCCCCTATTGTTGCTTTAACCAGTGCGAGGAGGAGTTCTTCTGCTAAGAGACCTCCAGATCCGTGCTCCACGTCGGTGCCATctggtcagcattttctgaCTCCGTCCATAGTCATAGTTAGGTTAAAGATGTACATTTTACAAGTCGCGCTCACTCTTATAGAGTACCTTTTTGTGCCCCCAGCAAGGGGCCCGAATTCATTTACACTATTTATACTATTATATCTAAGTTGAATATACAATCGAATACAATTGATTCTCCTGATTGaaataaaattagtttttataaagGTTAGAGGGacaataaatacaaactttatGCGCAAATATCACATCACATCAGCCGTAAAACAAACCAAAATCTTGTTTGGATATGCCTAAACTATAAAGATATCATAGCTATCATAATATAGAGCTTGCAATGTGGTTGACATATAGTTGCTCGATCACAAATGATTAATCACAAAATTTTTAGCTAAGTAACAGACAATTTCGAGGGGTGAGAAACTAAGCACTTGAAAACATAATATCTAGCATGCTTTGGgaatacaaatagaatagggTCTTTAGATAAAACCTCAACTTAAATCGGGGTACCCTATTATATGGAACTTATATAGTAAGCGCCTTTGCAAGCGGAGCATTTGTACTTGCGGCAGTTCTTCTCGCCAACCGTCTCCAGAGACCGAAAATACTTGGACACCACCAGCAAGATATCCTCGCGGCGGCTGCGCAAGAAATCCTCCGCAAAATTATCAAAAGTGTTGACGCAGTGCATAAGAATGCGAAAGAGCACAGCCTCCGTGGACACGAACGTGTTCAGCGTGCGATCAATGGAGTCCACGTTCTCCTCCACAAAAGTGCGGGTCATCTGCATAAGAAGCTGCACTGCCTGATCCGTAAAGTATCTGGCCATGGCCTCCAGAACGTCCGTAAAACTGGATAGATTTCCAATGTGCTGGGCAAACTTGCCGCCGAACTTTTGAGCCAGCATTTCGAAATTGACGAGCACCTGACCGCCACTGCCCAGACTCAGAATTTGGGGTAGCAGTGTTGTAGCCACAGTGAGACCCTGGCTCAGATGCGAGTTTATGTTATGAAGGCTGAGGAGTACCTCCTTAAAGGGAATTTCGTTTAGCGTGCGCACAATATCAAACTGGCCAGATTCATTGTGCAGCTTAACTGATTCCTGGGAGATGCGATCAATCACTTTTCTGTTAAAATAGAAATTGATTAAAGTAGGTTCTGGATGGAATAGAGAATTTGGCCAACCTTGTTTGATTGCGAAGCGCTTTCCTTAAGGAAGAGCCATTGGTGGCCTTGGAAGCTATGCGCATGTTGTTAATAGAATGAGTAAA is from Drosophila suzukii chromosome 3, CBGP_Dsuzu_IsoJpt1.0, whole genome shotgun sequence and encodes:
- the Ilp8 gene encoding uncharacterized protein Ilp8, whose translation is MSSKFNVCRWMLLILGIFCLLDSSSGYCSLERMKKFAMEACEHLFQQDEGARRERRSVENHHHLNRLGHGKTHNKHHHIRRSSYPMGGYLKVTLEHFNRLSEMEIFPRYKPNNPHHEKKQRFKRDHSSRSYNNIPYCCFNQCEEEFFC